The genomic segment CATCCAAAACAGCATTCACTTCTTTTTCAGAAAAAGGAATTTGGATTTTTTTTGGCGTCTTTAACGCTTTGTGTTTGGTAAGCGGACTGACTTCAATTTGTTGGGTTTTTAAAAGAAATTTATAGAACGCCTTAAGTGACGCAATTTTTCGATTTACCGAAGTAGCAGACACTTCAGCATCTACTAAAGAAACAATCCAGCTCCTAATTTGACTGTAATTGGCTTTTTCAATGGTTGATTGGTCGAAATGAACCGAATTGAACAATTCAAAAGAAGAAATATCATTCCAATAGGCCAATACAGTATGTGGAGAATATTTTTTCTCCAACTGCAGGTAATCTCGAAATGCTTCTTTATTATTCTTCATAAAAAAAACCGTTAGCATCAAAATTATATAATTTCAATGACTAACGGTTAGTATTTGATTAAATTTAGATATTAACTCTCTAAATTATCTCTCATGTTTTGGATGTAAGCCGCTTTCTGGAATTTCATTCTATTCGTTACAGATGGCTTAATGAAAGCTTGACGTGCACGCAACTGACGAACAGTTCCTGTTTTATCAAATTTTCTTTTATAGCGCTTTAATGCTCTATCGATATTTTCTCCGTCTTTAATTGGTATAATTAACATAATATAGACACCTCCTCTCGTTAAGGCTGCAAATGTATACAAATAATTATGAATTAAAAATTAAAAACTATAATTATTCTACTGCTGGCTTATAATTTTGTTTGTCCAATATCATTTTAGATAAAATTTCCTTCATAATTTCAGAAGTTCCACCGCCTATTGGCCCTAATCGACTATCTCTAAACAACCTAGCTAAAGGATATTCTTCCATATAACCATAACCTCCTAACATCTGTAAGCAACTGTAAATCGCGTCATCTGCTACTTTAGTAGATTTTAACTTGGCCATGGTAGCTTCTTTAACTACATACTCCCCTTTATCCAAACGGGCAATTGCTGCATAATTAAATATCTTACAATGCTCTACCTCAGTCGCATGTTCCACTAAGGTATGGCGTAATGCTTGGAATTTATTAATGGTCGTACCAAAAGCTTGGCGTTGTTCCATATATTCAATAGTATAATCAATAGCATATTCAGCTCTTGCATGTGCGTTAATAGCCATTATTAAACGTTCAAAGGCGAAATGTTGCATAATGTAAGGAAAGCCTTTATTCAACTCTCCCATTAAATTTCCAGCAGGAATTTCAACATTATCAAAAGCTATTTCAGCAGTATCAGAAGCTCTCCAACCTAATTTATCCAATTTGGTTGCTGAAATTCCTGGTGTAGTAGTGTCTACTAAAAAAATACTTATTCCTTTATTCCCTAGTTCGGGTTGCGTTTTTGCTGCTACTATATAATAGTCTGCGTATACACCATTAGTAATAAAAGTTTTAGAACCATTAATTATATATGTATCACCTGACTTTACAG from the Flavobacterium ammonificans genome contains:
- the rpsU gene encoding 30S ribosomal protein S21; amino-acid sequence: MLIIPIKDGENIDRALKRYKRKFDKTGTVRQLRARQAFIKPSVTNRMKFQKAAYIQNMRDNLES
- a CDS encoding acyl-CoA dehydrogenase family protein; amino-acid sequence: MNSIYFSEEHQLFRASFRDFLQKEVVPHIEQWEKSGTIDRFIWKKMGEMGFFGINYPTQYGGLNLDLFYTVIFLEELQKIKSSGFAAAMWAHAYLAMTHLNAEGDERIKQEYLAPSIAGDKIGALCVTEPFGGSDVAGMRTTAVKSGDTYIINGSKTFITNGVYADYYIVAAKTQPELGNKGISIFLVDTTTPGISATKLDKLGWRASDTAEIAFDNVEIPAGNLMGELNKGFPYIMQHFAFERLIMAINAHARAEYAIDYTIEYMEQRQAFGTTINKFQALRHTLVEHATEVEHCKIFNYAAIARLDKGEYVVKEATMAKLKSTKVADDAIYSCLQMLGGYGYMEEYPLARLFRDSRLGPIGGGTSEIMKEILSKMILDKQNYKPAVE